A DNA window from Arachis hypogaea cultivar Tifrunner chromosome 18, arahy.Tifrunner.gnm2.J5K5, whole genome shotgun sequence contains the following coding sequences:
- the LOC112771879 gene encoding GATA transcription factor 7-like: MASDHNFLDFFLEEIEFENEREDDQFYSYDYNNELSKSESQLCVPPDPVEDLEWFPNFQDDLISLKNYDDYISSQPQNDYFVDDNSSQSRESFDQPATPHQQKETKSKHEDTGVKDDENDEYVLMDMNGRRKRKKFRTTVNRKPRKNMKFEIKRCTHCEVEETPQWRNGPMGPKTLCNACGVRYKSGRLLPEYRPKASPSFDSSKHSNYHKKITRKFR; this comes from the coding sequence ATGGCCTCTGACCATAACTTTCTAGACTTTTTTCTCGAGGAGATAGAGTTTGAGAATGAAAGAGAGGATGATCAGTTTTATTCTTATGATTACAACAATGAATTGTCAAAATCTGAAAGCCAGCTATGTGTCCCTCCAGATCCCGTAGAAGATTTAGAATGGTTTCCGAATTTTCAAGACGATTTAATATCTTTAAAGAACTATGATGACTACATATCATCACAGCCACAGAATGATTATTTTGTTGATGATAACTCCAGTCAATCTCGCGAAAGCTTCGATCAACCGGCTACTCCTCACCAACAAAAGGAAActaagtcaaagcatgaagataCCGGCGTAAAAGACGATGAGAACGATGAGTATGTGTTGATGGATATGAACGGTCGTAGAAAAAGGAAAAAGTTCAGGACAACCGTTAACAGGAAGCCGAGGAAaaatatgaaatttgaaattaaaagatgTACTCATTGCGAAGTAGAGGAAACTCCTCAATGGAGGAATGGACCCATGGGTCCCAAAACATTGTGCAATGCATGTGGTGTGCGCTACAAGTCTGGTAGGTTGTTACCGGAATATCGTCCCAAGGCAAGTCCATCTTTTGATAGCAGTAAACATTCCAATTATCACAAGAAGATAACAAGGAAGTTTCGTTAA